The following nucleotide sequence is from Apium graveolens cultivar Ventura chromosome 4, ASM990537v1, whole genome shotgun sequence.
CGTTTGGGTTAATCAACGCCGGGGCAACATACCAAAAAATGATGAATACCATCTTCCAAAATCAGCTGGGCAGGAACATGGAATCTTATGTTGACGACATGATCTCCAAGTCGGTCACAATCCCAGAGCACATCCAGGACCTCAGGGAGTGTTTCGACAATTTGAGGAAGTATAAAATGAAGCCGAACCCAGAGAAATGCGCGTTCGGGGTCCCCTCCGGGAAATTTCTTGGTTTTCTGGTCAGTGAATGaggaattgaagccaacccagaGAAGATCAAAGCTATAATGGAAATGACAGTCCCCCGGACTCAAAAGGACATTCAAAAGCTTGTAGGATGCCTAGTAGCCCTTCGAAGATTTATCCCAAAATTGGCAGAGAAATGCCTGTCTTTCTTCGAGCTGTTAAAAGGAGCCCATAACAAAAAACTGATCGACTGGACCCCGGATTGCCAAGCAGCGTTTGAGGAAGTCAAGCGACATCTGATGAACCCGCCTATTCTGTCAAAAGCAAAGCCCGGAGAGCCTCTTTATCTCTACATTGCAGCCGGGGAAAGAGCGGTATCTTCTGCACTCATCTGGGAGGAAAATGGTTCACAGAGCCCGGTATACTATATAAGTCAAGTCCTGAAAGACGCTGAAACCCGGTACCCAAACTTGGAAAAATTCGCACTGGCTCTTGTGCACTCGAGCAGGAAGCTAAGGCAATACTTCCAAGGCCGGGAAATCAGAGTAATCACAAATCAACCGCTTCACGAAATCATCCATAAGCCAGATGCTTCTGGAAGATTAGTCAATTGGGCGATTGAATTGAGCCAATTCAATGTCAAATTTATTCCGAGGACAGCTATAAATGCCCAGGCGCTGGCCGAATTCGTCATGGAATGCACCTTTCCGGATGTCCCGGAGACACCTAAACCCCAATCCGGAGAAGAAGAAGGGCCCAGCAACCGGGATCCTTGGACACTACATGTCGACGGTTCGGCTACAACCGAAAGGTCCGGAGCCGGCCTGATCCTTTCCAGCCCGGGCGGATTCACAATCCAGCAGGCCATAACCTTCGCCTTCAAAGCAATGAACAACCAGGCTGAATATGAAGCTCTACTCTCCGGACTCAGGTTAGCCAAATCCCTTGGAGTAAGGAGTTTAACCATTTATAGTGATTCTCAGATTGTGGTAAGGCAAACCAATGGTGAATATGTCGCAAAAGATCTCAAGTTGGCCCGGTATCAGGAGATGGTTAGGGCAATCCTGGAAACCATCCCGGACTCAACCATCTTGCAGATAAACAGAGAGGAAAATGTGAAGGCAGACGAACTGTCCAAGCTCGTCCAGAATACTTCAGATTTAAGCAGCTCGGTTTACTTCGAGGAGCTCGGAGCCCCCAGCATCGATCGGCCCGAGGTATTATGTATTAGTAGCCTGAATAACTGGATGACTCCTTACATAGCCTATCTTAAGGACGACACCCTTCCGGAAGACCAGAACAAAGCACGGTACCTCAAGTATAAGGCTTCTCGCTTCTTTTTGGAAGATAATCAGCTATACCGACGAACTTTCTCTGCCTCGACTTTAAAGTGCGTTGATCCGGATGAGGCAGATTATTGTCTCCGGGAGGTGCACGAGGGAATCTGCGGGGATCATTTAGCCGCTAAAGCTCTAGCCTACAAGGTCATCAGACAAGGCTACTATTGGCCCACAATCCACGCTGATTCAGTTGCCTATGTGAAGAAATGCAGCAAGTGCCAAAAGTTCAGCAATGTGCCGAAACAAGGTTCAAGCCTCCCCGGGTCCGTTCTCTCCCCGATCCCATTCGCTGTCTGGGGAATTGACATCATGGGCCCTTTCCCTCGAGCAAAAGGGGATCTTCGCTATGTTCTGGTAGCAATAGATTATATGACTAAGTGGGCGGAAGCCAAGGCTATGAGAATCATCAATCAGCAAGATTGCATCAAATTTGTGGATACGATtgtgatgaggttcgggatcccaaTAGTTTTAATCTCAGACAATGGGCCGTAGTTCGTGGGTTCGGATTTTGAAGCCTATCTCAAAGAGCTCGGGATAAGGCACAGAAAAGCATCTGTGGCCCATCCACAAGGAAATGGGCAGGTCGAGGTCACAAACAGAACCATACTCCGGGGGCTGAAAAAAAGATTGAAAGACTCTAAAAAGAACTGGCCGGATGAACTCCCGAAGGTTTTATGGTCATACAGAACTACCTCCCGGACGGGAACCGGTGAGACTCCTTAAGCTTGCCTATGGTACCGAGGCCCGGTTACCGGTAGAAACCGGATCCCCCTGTCATAGAGTGGCCAACTTTGACGAGGTCTCCAACATAGAAGGCCTCAGAACCAACCTCGAACTCCTGAATGAAGTAAGAGATCGGGCCATAGAAAAAATGGAAAACTACAAGGAAAAAACAAAGCTTTACTTTGCAAAGAAGGCCAAGATAAGGGAATATGTGGCGGGAGATCTAGTGCTCCGGGACACCAAAGCCTCGGACCCAACTAATCAAGGGAAACTGCAGCCGAACTAGGAAGGCCCCTACATAGTCAAGGAAGTGTTCCGTCCGGGAACTTACAAGCTGAACTACCTCAGCGGAACCGAGGTCCCCAACACCTGGCACGGAACCCGGCAAAGGAAATTCTACCAGTAAGAGAAAGGTGCACATTCTGGGAACACCTCTATATTTATACTATGATATTTAGATGTAAGCACTATTCCCATTCGCCCCAGAATGTAATTTTTGTTTTCGATATGAATGAAAAA
It contains:
- the LOC141718677 gene encoding uncharacterized protein LOC141718677 — translated: MEMTVPRTQKDIQKLVGCLVALRRFIPKLAEKCLSFFELLKGAHNKKLIDWTPDCQAAFEEVKRHLMNPPILSKAKPGEPLYLYIAAGERAVSSALIWEENGSQSPVYYISQVLKDAETRYPNLEKFALALVHSSRKLRQYFQGREIRVITNQPLHEIIHKPDASGRLVNWAIELSQFNVKFIPRTAINAQALAEFVMECTFPDVPETPKPQSGEEEGPSNRDPWTLHVDGSATTERSGAGLILSSPGGFTIQQAITFAFKAMNNQAEYEALLSGLRLAKSLGVRSLTIYSDSQIVVRQTNGEYVAKDLKLARYQEMVRAILETIPDSTILQINREENVKADELSKLVQNTSDLSSSVYFEELGAPSIDRPEVLCISSLNNWMTPYIAYLKDDTLPEDQNKARYLKYKASRFFLEDNQLYRRTFSASTLKCVDPDEADYCLREVHEGICGDHLAAKALAYKVIRQGYYWPTIHADSVAYVKKCSKCQKFSNVPKQGSSLPGSVLSPIPFAVWGIDIMGPFPRAKGDLRYVLVAIDYMTKWAEAKAMRIINQQDCIKFVDTIVMRFGIPIVLISDNGP